Proteins from one Corynebacterium epidermidicanis genomic window:
- a CDS encoding nicotinate phosphoribosyltransferase: protein MLEAALADGTAHRQCTFEVFARRLQNERRYGVVGGTARVLRAIDDYVFTEEQLESLDFLNAETREYLRNFRFSGSIDGYREGELYFPNSPILTVRGTFAECVILETVILSIMNADSAIASAAARMVTAADGRPIIEMGSRRTHEYAAVTASRAAYLAGFTATSNLEAAHRYGIPASGTAAHSWTLVHVNDDGTPNEEAAFRSQIETLGVDTILLVDTFDIEKGVETAIRVAGPNLGGVRIDSGDLGILTRRVRKQLDDLGAHNTKIVVSSDLDEFAIAGLRGDPVDIYGVGTSVVTGSGAPTAAMVYKVVEVDGHPVAKRSSSKQSTGGGKRGWRAIRASGTAVEEIVTPFDAEKPVVGSLEVRELTVPLMRNGTTVPDLPTLSESRDYLAAQLVSLPWEGLALSRNEPALNTRFVGF, encoded by the coding sequence ATGCTCGAAGCCGCGCTTGCCGACGGCACCGCGCACCGCCAATGCACGTTTGAAGTGTTTGCCCGTCGGCTTCAAAACGAGCGACGCTACGGCGTCGTTGGCGGCACCGCCCGTGTGCTGCGAGCAATCGACGACTACGTCTTCACCGAAGAACAATTGGAATCTCTTGACTTCCTCAACGCCGAAACTCGCGAATACCTGCGCAACTTCCGCTTTTCGGGATCCATCGACGGCTACCGCGAAGGCGAGCTGTACTTCCCGAATTCTCCTATTTTGACCGTGCGGGGCACGTTCGCCGAATGCGTCATTTTGGAGACCGTAATCCTGTCGATCATGAATGCAGACTCGGCGATTGCATCCGCTGCCGCCCGCATGGTGACGGCTGCAGATGGCCGACCAATCATCGAAATGGGATCACGACGCACCCACGAGTACGCCGCGGTAACCGCTTCCCGGGCCGCCTACCTCGCTGGATTCACGGCAACTTCCAATTTGGAAGCAGCCCACCGCTACGGCATTCCGGCTTCCGGCACCGCCGCCCACTCCTGGACGTTGGTGCACGTCAACGACGACGGCACCCCCAACGAAGAAGCAGCGTTTCGTTCTCAGATTGAAACGCTGGGAGTAGACACGATTTTGCTCGTGGACACTTTCGATATTGAGAAGGGCGTCGAAACCGCGATCCGGGTCGCCGGTCCAAACTTGGGCGGTGTGCGCATCGACTCAGGCGACCTCGGCATTCTCACCCGGCGCGTGCGTAAGCAACTGGACGACCTGGGTGCCCACAACACCAAGATCGTCGTATCTTCCGATCTAGACGAGTTCGCCATCGCCGGCCTGCGTGGCGATCCTGTAGACATTTACGGCGTGGGCACCTCCGTGGTCACCGGATCTGGCGCGCCAACTGCAGCGATGGTTTACAAGGTCGTAGAGGTCGACGGCCACCCGGTGGCCAAGCGATCCTCTTCCAAGCAGTCCACTGGCGGCGGGAAACGTGGCTGGCGCGCAATCCGAGCCTCTGGCACTGCCGTAGAAGAAATCGTCACGCCGTTCGACGCTGAAAAGCCCGTAGTGGGGTCCCTTGAGGTCCGTGAACTCACAGTGCCCCTGATGCGCAATGGCACCACTGTGCCAGACTTGCCGACGCTGAGCGAGTCGCGCGATTATCTGGCTGCTCAGCTAGTATCGCTGCCATGGGAAGGCCTTGCGCTGTCGCGGAATGAGCCAGCCTTGAATACCCGATTTGTAGGTTTCTAG
- a CDS encoding RNA polymerase sigma factor yields the protein MSKPLFTDDTFDQAEVLARAQAGDERAFATLARSAQSRMWAVCLSITGNRHDAEDALQNALTAAWQNLHRFDGQAKFSTWAYRIAANAALQIVRKRRDIPDDEAGLAEVDNSSPVDAQVTAGLVVKAALATLPEEFREVIVLREYAGLSYQDIADHQGIPVQTVKSRINRARAKLLDALRDAGVSPA from the coding sequence ATGTCTAAGCCACTATTCACCGACGACACCTTTGACCAGGCCGAAGTGCTTGCCCGCGCCCAAGCTGGCGACGAGCGAGCCTTCGCCACCCTGGCTCGCTCCGCGCAATCCCGGATGTGGGCTGTGTGCTTGTCCATCACGGGTAATCGCCACGACGCAGAAGACGCGCTGCAAAATGCGCTCACTGCAGCGTGGCAGAATCTGCATCGTTTTGACGGCCAAGCTAAGTTTTCTACTTGGGCGTACCGGATCGCAGCCAATGCCGCATTGCAGATCGTCCGCAAACGGCGCGACATCCCTGACGATGAAGCTGGCCTCGCCGAAGTGGACAACTCCTCTCCAGTAGATGCCCAGGTTACGGCCGGGCTAGTGGTCAAGGCTGCGCTGGCCACGCTGCCGGAGGAATTCCGTGAAGTCATCGTCCTGCGCGAGTACGCCGGGCTGTCCTACCAAGATATTGCGGACCACCAAGGCATCCCGGTCCAGACCGTCAAGAGCCGAATCAACCGCGCCCGCGCCAAGCTTCTCGACGCCCTCCGCGACGCCGGCGTTTCGCCCGCCTAA
- a CDS encoding Hsp70 family protein: MNDAWHFGIDFGTSNTSAAHTAPLSGAVETVSLTHRSNLMPSAVYREDGEIFAGDTALLRGRRSPAQLLLSPKRYIDHDTVQLGGQDADLLELISAVIGAALERAKAQHAGTDPETVTLTHPEAWSVHSVGQLVAATKRAGVAEEKIRTISEPRAAAVHYAAQQHVEPGKHVAVFDFGGGTLDIAVLQSQPDGNFRVVSAKGDNSLGGRTVDNLMFRWLITQLEHDDPDFADYVRNAPISVMHSLEENVREAKEILSDASSATVSISTPQGEQDILITREEFNSLIDPSVERAVELTRAALSQAGVSSSDTPLYLTGGSSRIPHVHNRLSELGQVQTLDDPKTVVSRGAVRATLHGFTEGTDGQVRQPIAPTAVPSSPAATPQTNAFATPPQGSTPGNPAGPSSPFGTPPSSHQSSTSSVGASAVNFTPTEKPGGGKMKLILAGIAAVVVLGAGAMIIPNMMGGNSQPKFQISPQLQDTHLARLDGQVVDYMPAAFLEKVKSCSEDEEAFKSYEYKFAQGTKTRTCYLATLTDAPKDNSFYKGNVNILKGDEAKNLQKKFDEMPDTSKVVLQKAKGNQPAVYSVVNDKETYIQVYYEKQGTMISKGEYGSMPPGEFEEWAKYFGFLEK, encoded by the coding sequence ATGAACGACGCGTGGCATTTTGGAATTGACTTTGGTACGAGCAACACCTCGGCAGCTCATACTGCACCATTGTCGGGTGCGGTGGAGACCGTGTCCCTCACACATCGCTCGAACTTGATGCCTTCAGCGGTTTATCGAGAAGACGGGGAGATCTTCGCCGGTGACACCGCGTTGCTGCGTGGTCGTCGTTCGCCAGCGCAGTTGTTGCTTTCCCCAAAGCGCTACATTGATCACGATACGGTGCAGTTGGGTGGTCAGGATGCAGACCTCCTGGAACTTATTTCGGCCGTTATTGGTGCAGCACTGGAGCGCGCTAAGGCTCAACATGCCGGCACTGACCCGGAGACCGTAACCCTGACGCACCCGGAAGCTTGGTCTGTGCACTCGGTTGGGCAGTTGGTTGCTGCCACGAAGCGAGCTGGGGTGGCAGAGGAGAAGATCCGTACGATTTCGGAGCCTCGCGCAGCGGCTGTTCATTATGCGGCTCAGCAGCATGTCGAGCCGGGTAAGCACGTTGCCGTGTTTGACTTTGGTGGTGGCACGTTGGATATCGCTGTGCTGCAGTCCCAACCTGATGGAAACTTCCGGGTAGTTTCCGCAAAGGGCGACAATTCGCTGGGCGGTCGCACTGTCGATAACCTCATGTTCCGTTGGCTCATCACTCAGCTCGAGCATGACGATCCAGATTTTGCTGACTATGTGCGCAATGCTCCGATTTCGGTCATGCACTCTTTGGAAGAAAACGTGCGAGAAGCCAAGGAGATCCTCTCCGACGCATCGTCGGCAACAGTGTCGATTTCCACTCCGCAAGGTGAACAAGATATCTTGATCACCCGAGAGGAATTCAATAGCCTCATCGACCCTTCGGTGGAGCGGGCAGTGGAACTCACTCGGGCAGCCCTTAGCCAAGCAGGTGTTAGCAGCAGCGATACCCCGCTGTATTTGACGGGTGGGTCTTCGCGCATTCCCCATGTGCATAACCGGTTGAGTGAGCTCGGCCAGGTCCAGACCCTCGACGACCCAAAAACTGTTGTTTCCCGAGGCGCAGTGCGAGCTACCCTGCACGGTTTCACGGAGGGCACGGATGGCCAAGTCCGGCAGCCAATTGCCCCGACCGCTGTGCCTAGCTCCCCGGCTGCAACACCTCAAACCAATGCCTTCGCGACGCCGCCACAAGGAAGTACTCCTGGAAACCCAGCTGGTCCTAGCTCGCCTTTTGGCACGCCTCCTTCCTCGCACCAGTCGTCGACCAGCTCAGTGGGCGCGAGCGCGGTGAACTTCACGCCGACGGAAAAGCCAGGTGGCGGCAAGATGAAGCTTATTTTGGCAGGTATCGCTGCGGTCGTGGTGCTAGGCGCTGGCGCGATGATTATCCCGAACATGATGGGTGGCAACAGCCAGCCGAAGTTCCAGATTTCTCCGCAGCTCCAAGACACGCACTTGGCGCGTCTCGACGGGCAGGTGGTGGACTACATGCCGGCGGCATTCCTCGAGAAGGTGAAGTCCTGCTCTGAGGATGAAGAAGCTTTCAAAAGCTATGAGTACAAGTTCGCACAAGGAACTAAGACTCGAACCTGCTACCTCGCTACGCTTACCGATGCCCCTAAGGACAACTCCTTCTACAAGGGTAACGTCAATATTTTGAAGGGCGACGAGGCTAAAAACCTGCAGAAGAAGTTCGACGAAATGCCGGATACCTCGAAGGTTGTCCTGCAAAAGGCGAAGGGCAATCAGCCGGCGGTCTACTCCGTAGTCAATGACAAAGAGACCTACATCCAGGTGTACTACGAAAAGCAGGGGACGATGATCTCAAAGGGCGAGTACGGCTCGATGCCTCCGGGTGAATTTGAAGAATGGGCGAAATACTTCGGCTTCCTCGAAAAGTAG
- a CDS encoding dynamin family protein — protein sequence MTTPPTTYNNIDTSRDQSIGALTTLLTQATDALAQGGPELAEHAVQLREMVSRPPRVAVVGRLKSGKSTLVNALTQHEIAATGSLECTMAVSMYFNGAPARAEIHSRSGEVKRIPLSEGPLEELGFPLEDVDHIEQFLPNAQLQRLTLIDTPGTATLTVENEERTRRVLVDGQQDTKRASSWADSLVFLSDSAPREDERLFLSQLGMTPLTSVGVLSRADSFGAGAFGQRDPLDYAATHAENIAAQLGNSVLEVVPLSGFLAESALVGRVNGTIARTLGHLASLNREQLLDVIEVEDPSVIVPGLSAHMRDELLDTVGEYGIVAARDIAAAEGAVGLVNWMIERSGISRLTQLLTGEMSYFAVLQRAVRMLDVLDQLAGANINTEHVRWVQSVTLSQPGMHFVLLYRSYRNTYAATPDSRLLAPLRAAIEATSAAEVVGLSRTASPNQVRAELEQRLGEMQQLAMGLLSAAEDEARERLVVAYQAALRSLG from the coding sequence ATGACGACTCCGCCAACCACATACAACAATATTGACACCTCACGTGACCAAAGTATTGGCGCGCTAACTACCCTGCTCACCCAAGCTACAGATGCGCTGGCGCAAGGTGGCCCGGAACTCGCTGAACACGCTGTTCAGCTGCGGGAAATGGTGTCGCGCCCACCTAGGGTTGCCGTAGTAGGACGCCTCAAATCCGGTAAATCAACGCTGGTCAACGCCCTCACACAGCACGAGATTGCAGCCACCGGCTCCCTTGAGTGCACCATGGCCGTGTCCATGTATTTCAATGGGGCACCTGCTCGCGCAGAGATTCATAGCCGATCTGGCGAGGTCAAGCGCATTCCGCTCAGCGAAGGGCCACTTGAAGAACTCGGCTTTCCGTTGGAAGACGTCGATCATATCGAACAGTTTCTACCAAATGCGCAGCTCCAGCGCCTGACTCTCATCGACACGCCCGGCACCGCAACGTTGACGGTCGAGAATGAAGAACGCACCCGGCGTGTCCTCGTCGATGGCCAGCAAGACACGAAACGGGCTAGTTCGTGGGCGGACTCCTTGGTGTTTCTATCGGATTCTGCGCCTCGAGAAGACGAGCGACTCTTTCTGTCTCAGCTGGGTATGACCCCGCTTACTTCGGTGGGAGTGCTCTCCCGTGCGGATTCCTTTGGCGCGGGAGCGTTCGGACAACGTGATCCGTTGGATTACGCCGCCACTCACGCGGAGAATATTGCTGCTCAATTGGGCAATTCCGTGCTTGAAGTGGTGCCATTGTCGGGATTTTTGGCCGAGTCCGCGTTGGTCGGTCGGGTCAATGGCACCATCGCTCGTACTTTGGGGCATTTGGCTTCCCTTAACCGAGAGCAGCTGCTTGATGTCATTGAGGTCGAAGACCCTTCGGTAATTGTGCCGGGGCTTTCCGCCCACATGCGAGACGAACTGCTGGATACCGTCGGAGAGTACGGAATCGTCGCTGCCCGGGATATCGCTGCGGCCGAGGGCGCGGTCGGACTAGTGAATTGGATGATCGAACGTTCTGGAATCAGCCGGCTCACTCAATTGCTCACTGGCGAAATGAGCTACTTCGCGGTGTTGCAGCGCGCGGTGCGGATGCTTGATGTGCTCGATCAACTAGCGGGCGCAAACATCAATACTGAACATGTGCGTTGGGTGCAATCGGTGACATTGTCCCAGCCTGGCATGCATTTCGTCTTGCTTTACCGCAGCTACCGCAATACCTATGCGGCAACCCCAGACTCGCGGTTGTTGGCACCGCTTCGGGCCGCAATTGAAGCTACTTCGGCAGCAGAAGTTGTGGGATTGTCACGGACCGCCTCGCCAAATCAAGTGCGGGCCGAGCTCGAACAACGTCTTGGTGAGATGCAGCAACTAGCAATGGGCCTGCTCTCGGCAGCGGAAGATGAGGCACGCGAACGACTGGTGGTTGCGTATCAAGCTGCCTTGCGTTCGCTGGGGTAG